The DNA sequence AGGTGCCGCGCAGCGTCGACTATCCCGCGGGCACCGACGGCGTGGTCGACTACTTGCGGCACTGGGCCGCAGTGAAGCCCGACCACCCCGCGATCGTCTTCTATGGACGCACCGTCACCTACGCCGAGCTCGACGAGCTCACAGACCGCTTCGCCGGCTGGCTCGCCACGGTGGGCGCGCAACCGGGGGACCGCGTGGGCGTGCATCTGCCCAACTGCCCCCAGTTCACGGTGGCCATGATGGGTATTCTCAAGGCTGGCGCGGTGCACGTGCCGGTCAATCCGCTGTTCCGCGAACATGAACTGCGCCACGAGCTCATCGACGCGGGTGTCACAGTGCTGCTCACTGGGGACACCTCCGCGCCCCTGGTCGAGAAGGTACGCGCCGACACCCCGGTGCGGCACGTGGCGACGACAAACCTCGCGGACATGCTCGACGCTGCTCCGGTGCCTGCGGCTCCGTTCCCTCACCCGTCGCCGGAAGACTCGGACTGGGACGTCATCGTCGGTGCGAACCGAGCGCCCGCACGGCCTACCGACCCGCACGTGCTCGCCGCGCTCAACTACACCGGCGGCACCACCGGGCTGCCCAAGGGGTGCGAACACACTCAGTGGCACATGCTCTACACCGCCGCGACCGCTGCCGTGGGCGACGGAATGCAGCCGGGCACGAAGGATCTACGCGTCGTGTCCTTCCTCCCGGTGTTCTGGATCGCCGGGGAAGACCTGGGGATCCTGTGCCCGCTGGTCAACGGCGGCACAGCGATCCTGCTGACCCGCTGGGACGCCGACGCGGTGCTGGAAGTGGCCGCGCGCCACGGCGCCACCGACATGGTGGGCACCGTCGACAACTACCTGGAGCTGCTGGAGCACCCTGGGTTCGACGGGGCGGCGCTCGCCGGGCTCACCAACCCCAAAGCCGTCTCGTTCGTCACCAAGCTCAGCCCCGAGATCCGTGCCCGCTGGCGCGACGCGACCGGGCAGACGCTGCGCGAGGCCTCCTACGGGATGACAGAGACCCACACCGTGGACACGTTCACGCTGGGCTTCCAGGACGACGACGCCGACTTGCACAGCGAGCCGGTGTTCTGCGGACTGCCGATGCCCGGCACCGACATCGTCCTCGTCGACGGGGACGGCCGGCCGGTGCCCATCGGCGAGGAAGGCGAGATCCTGCTGCGCAGCCCGTCCGTGCTCACCGGGTACTTCGGCCGCCCCGACGCCACCGCCGACGCGATCGTCGACGGCTGGCTGCACACCGGGGACGTCGGCCGCTTCGACGAGCGCGGGGCCCTGCATTACCTGGCCCGCGCCAAGGAGATGATCAAGATCAACGGCATGTCGGTGTTCCCCGCCGAGGTGGAAGCGCTGTTGCTGATGCATCCCGACGTGGAGTCCGCCGCGGTGGTGCCGCGCCCCGACGCCCGCCGCGGGCAGGTCCCCG is a window from the Tomitella gaofuii genome containing:
- a CDS encoding AMP-binding protein, with the translated sequence MPVRSAAESADTLESALARVQALQQKNWPSEVPRSVDYPAGTDGVVDYLRHWAAVKPDHPAIVFYGRTVTYAELDELTDRFAGWLATVGAQPGDRVGVHLPNCPQFTVAMMGILKAGAVHVPVNPLFREHELRHELIDAGVTVLLTGDTSAPLVEKVRADTPVRHVATTNLADMLDAAPVPAAPFPHPSPEDSDWDVIVGANRAPARPTDPHVLAALNYTGGTTGLPKGCEHTQWHMLYTAATAAVGDGMQPGTKDLRVVSFLPVFWIAGEDLGILCPLVNGGTAILLTRWDADAVLEVAARHGATDMVGTVDNYLELLEHPGFDGAALAGLTNPKAVSFVTKLSPEIRARWRDATGQTLREASYGMTETHTVDTFTLGFQDDDADLHSEPVFCGLPMPGTDIVLVDGDGRPVPIGEEGEILLRSPSVLTGYFGRPDATADAIVDGWLHTGDVGRFDERGALHYLARAKEMIKINGMSVFPAEVEALLLMHPDVESAAVVPRPDARRGQVPAAFVTLAPGAQLTPDDAGAAGLRAWAAENMAGYKVPEVTVLDALPMTATGKVRKGDLFERVQKES